One segment of Ureibacillus thermophilus DNA contains the following:
- a CDS encoding DUF1819 family protein, with amino-acid sequence MPEELEYSSSLNGASFLLFELKQVAKLKQQGLDSKEIRKKVMEENLFQFDNKGRINRALPSVMRRAESLDSFLINYLVEGSNDMAKVINLYAIMKTDRLFFEFMDEVIREKIYNNNFLIEKKDINVFFAAKAEQSEKVASWSSINTEKLKRAFMQVLYESGILKNRKGNEINRLIIDDELKQHFIQIGDKKYLEAMGE; translated from the coding sequence ATGCCGGAAGAATTGGAATACTCCTCCAGTTTGAATGGTGCATCATTTTTGTTATTCGAATTAAAACAAGTGGCAAAATTGAAGCAACAAGGATTAGATTCAAAAGAAATTAGAAAAAAAGTAATGGAAGAAAACTTATTTCAGTTTGACAATAAGGGAAGAATTAATAGAGCTTTGCCTTCAGTTATGAGGAGGGCAGAATCCCTCGATTCATTTTTAATCAATTATCTAGTAGAAGGCTCAAATGATATGGCAAAGGTAATTAATTTATACGCCATTATGAAAACGGATCGCCTATTTTTTGAATTTATGGATGAGGTGATACGTGAAAAAATTTACAATAATAATTTTTTAATTGAAAAAAAGGATATTAATGTGTTTTTTGCAGCTAAAGCTGAGCAAAGTGAAAAAGTTGCGAGTTGGAGCTCAATAAATACAGAAAAATTAAAAAGGGCGTTTATGCAAGTACTTTATGAAAGCGGCATATTGAAAAATCGAAAGGGAAATGAAATAAATAGGCTGATTATAGATGATGAATTGAAACAACATTTCATTCAGATTGGAGATAAAAAATATTTGGAAGCGATGGGTGAATAA
- the brxC gene encoding BREX system P-loop protein BrxC has product MQLKEMFLKDIERDIRGVIKVAQTSEDDIYQELDEYVVTQELLKHFSKFYDNYSRSIDGITDKMGVWISGFFGSGKSHFLKILAYLLDNKPVKGKKPVDFFEAKIKDPLVYASMKRTADVDTEVILFNIDSKSPLDNKSKEDAILRVFMKVFYEHRGYYGDIPGVAEMEKYLDKQGVYETFKEEFLKLAGEPWEERRNTFYFDADYVIGALVKATGMSEESARNWFENGVNNYEISIEKFAKDVKEYIDSKGPNFHLVFLVDEIGQYIGDNRNLMLNLQTVTEDLGTYCAGKVWIIVTSQESIDSIIKVKGDDFSRIQGRFDTRLSLSSISVDEVIKKRILEKKPHVFDKLRADFPNKSAILKNLISFKESTADLRGYENDIEFAEVYPFVPYQFKLLQNVFEQVRKHGSSGKHLSEGERSMLSAFKEAGLKYKDAEEGILIPFYAFYDTIEEFLNPSISRVIAKAAENRALKDDPFNVNLLKVLFLIKYIKDNELPANIDNIATLMVTRIDEDKLELKEKIKVALRKLISQAFIQKNGDNYNFLTDDEQDVNREIKHINVEEELIKRELANYIFHDLYDEKRFTYSKEYSFPFNQKMDEKSYGNQTSSIGVQVLSVLSDHYHKSEQELMMMSSGNDELIVKLGGSDSYVEEMEEALRIEEYLKKRNPSQQPEHIQNILNNKRVEARGRRKRVRELLEEAIKDATFYVNGEKLDVKGSTVKEKMNAALKRLVESVYTKLGYIKEHLQDANQLLLMIRENNQQFTLDEQLGTDPNELAKKEIYEFIDLQEQINKQVRVKIIYDRFQGKPYGWKQLDIAGILTKLLKEQRIRIRYNSAYLEPERDTNELMTVFGKINEADKAIITKRVKVDEALLRTAKRVCKEVFNKTDLADDEDGLIKDIRQLIEKQINEINAYKARYEGRKYPGLSLLNKGLEYFGQFTNQLDNVSFFTKLKEFEDDLADWEEDMIYIKSFFSTNQKEIFDQGLKALSKFEDNKAYLIGQEVEEAMNKLREILQNPIPYKQIKDIPELIHILEQQIGFVLQEKKENARKKLQEDNEELSLLANQYGVSNSTKQRVEDYYNELNTNLENYTDIFKVDATITQSAAFKEKMLIHIERERLEWERKQTDNGGTVVEPPIAAIEQAPKKQQVKISQLVSIKTLRNEEDVDKYIHTLSNKLKQIIKENKHIELVD; this is encoded by the coding sequence ATGCAATTAAAAGAAATGTTTTTAAAGGACATTGAACGTGACATTCGTGGTGTGATTAAAGTCGCACAAACTAGTGAAGATGATATTTATCAGGAATTGGATGAGTATGTTGTAACGCAAGAATTACTTAAACACTTTTCGAAATTTTACGATAATTATTCAAGGAGTATAGATGGTATAACAGATAAAATGGGAGTTTGGATTTCTGGATTCTTCGGATCAGGTAAATCCCATTTTTTGAAAATCCTAGCCTATCTCTTAGACAATAAGCCAGTCAAAGGGAAAAAACCCGTTGACTTTTTTGAAGCAAAAATAAAAGATCCCCTTGTTTATGCTAGTATGAAACGCACAGCGGATGTCGATACAGAAGTAATTCTTTTTAATATCGACTCCAAAAGTCCGCTCGATAACAAATCGAAAGAAGATGCCATTTTGCGGGTCTTCATGAAAGTGTTTTATGAACATCGTGGTTATTATGGCGATATTCCAGGCGTTGCCGAAATGGAAAAATATTTGGATAAACAAGGCGTATATGAGACGTTTAAAGAGGAATTTCTTAAATTAGCAGGCGAACCATGGGAAGAACGTAGGAATACGTTTTACTTCGACGCGGACTATGTCATTGGGGCATTGGTGAAAGCGACAGGAATGTCGGAAGAGTCTGCAAGAAACTGGTTTGAAAATGGAGTAAACAACTATGAAATTAGTATTGAGAAGTTTGCAAAAGATGTTAAAGAGTACATTGACAGTAAAGGACCAAACTTCCATTTAGTCTTCCTTGTTGATGAAATCGGGCAATATATCGGGGATAACCGCAATCTCATGCTCAACTTACAAACGGTGACAGAGGATTTAGGAACTTATTGTGCAGGTAAAGTATGGATTATCGTGACTTCTCAGGAAAGCATCGACTCGATTATTAAAGTAAAAGGAGACGACTTCTCAAGAATCCAAGGCCGCTTTGATACGAGACTTTCCCTTTCTTCCATTTCGGTAGATGAGGTGATTAAAAAACGCATTTTAGAAAAGAAACCTCATGTATTCGATAAATTAAGAGCAGATTTTCCAAATAAAAGCGCTATTTTGAAAAACCTAATCAGCTTTAAGGAAAGCACCGCTGATTTAAGAGGATATGAAAACGATATTGAATTTGCGGAAGTATATCCTTTTGTTCCATATCAATTTAAGTTGTTACAAAATGTGTTTGAACAAGTGCGTAAACATGGTTCCTCTGGTAAGCATTTGTCTGAAGGGGAACGTTCTATGTTATCAGCCTTTAAAGAAGCAGGACTCAAATACAAAGATGCGGAAGAAGGGATTCTAATTCCGTTCTATGCCTTTTATGATACCATTGAAGAATTTTTGAATCCATCAATTTCCAGAGTTATCGCAAAAGCGGCTGAAAATCGAGCATTAAAAGACGATCCTTTTAACGTAAACTTATTAAAAGTACTGTTCTTGATTAAATATATTAAAGATAATGAACTCCCAGCAAACATTGATAATATTGCAACATTAATGGTGACTCGTATTGATGAAGATAAATTGGAGTTGAAAGAAAAAATTAAAGTTGCGTTAAGAAAACTTATTTCACAAGCATTTATTCAGAAAAACGGGGACAACTACAATTTCTTAACAGATGATGAGCAAGATGTAAATCGTGAAATTAAACATATAAATGTTGAAGAAGAACTTATTAAGCGTGAATTAGCGAACTATATATTCCATGATTTATATGATGAAAAACGATTCACATATTCAAAAGAATACTCATTCCCATTCAATCAAAAAATGGATGAAAAAAGTTATGGAAATCAAACATCCTCGATTGGCGTTCAAGTTTTATCTGTACTTTCAGACCATTATCATAAATCAGAACAGGAATTAATGATGATGTCATCAGGTAATGACGAATTAATCGTGAAACTGGGTGGCAGTGATTCTTATGTCGAAGAAATGGAAGAAGCGTTGCGGATAGAAGAATATTTGAAGAAAAGAAATCCTTCTCAACAACCAGAGCATATTCAAAACATTTTAAACAATAAACGGGTTGAAGCCCGTGGAAGAAGAAAACGGGTGCGCGAATTATTGGAAGAAGCAATTAAAGATGCAACCTTCTATGTAAATGGTGAAAAATTAGACGTAAAAGGGTCGACTGTTAAAGAAAAAATGAATGCTGCTTTGAAACGTTTAGTAGAAAGTGTTTATACAAAATTGGGCTACATTAAAGAACACTTACAAGATGCTAACCAATTATTGTTAATGATAAGAGAAAATAATCAACAATTTACATTAGATGAACAATTAGGCACAGACCCAAATGAACTTGCAAAAAAAGAAATATATGAATTTATCGATTTACAAGAGCAAATTAATAAACAAGTTCGAGTGAAAATCATCTATGACCGGTTCCAAGGCAAACCCTATGGCTGGAAACAGCTAGACATAGCCGGAATACTGACAAAATTATTAAAAGAGCAGCGCATTCGTATTCGCTATAACTCCGCCTATTTAGAACCGGAACGGGATACAAATGAATTAATGACCGTCTTTGGAAAAATCAATGAAGCAGATAAAGCCATTATCACAAAGAGGGTAAAAGTAGACGAAGCCCTTCTTCGCACGGCGAAAAGAGTTTGTAAAGAAGTTTTCAATAAGACTGATTTAGCAGATGATGAAGACGGATTAATTAAAGACATTCGTCAACTCATCGAAAAGCAAATTAATGAAATCAATGCGTATAAAGCCCGCTATGAAGGAAGAAAATATCCTGGTTTAAGCTTATTAAATAAAGGATTAGAATACTTCGGCCAATTTACAAACCAATTAGATAATGTTTCTTTCTTTACAAAACTAAAAGAGTTTGAAGATGATTTAGCGGATTGGGAAGAAGATATGATTTACATAAAAAGCTTCTTCAGTACAAATCAAAAAGAGATTTTTGACCAGGGACTAAAAGCGCTCAGCAAATTTGAAGACAATAAAGCGTATCTCATTGGACAAGAAGTAGAAGAAGCGATGAACAAATTACGTGAGATTCTTCAAAATCCGATTCCGTATAAACAAATTAAAGACATCCCTGAATTAATTCATATTTTGGAACAACAAATAGGATTTGTTTTACAAGAAAAAAAGGAAAATGCCCGTAAGAAGCTTCAGGAAGATAATGAGGAACTGTCGCTACTTGCAAATCAATATGGGGTTTCAAACAGTACAAAACAACGGGTGGAAGACTATTATAATGAATTAAATACAAACCTTGAGAATTACACAGACATTTTCAAAGTAGATGCAACAATAACCCAAAGTGCTGCTTTTAAAGAAAAAATGCTTATTCATATTGAAAGAGAAAGATTGGAATGGGAGCGGAAACAAACGGATAATGGAGGAACTGTTGTAGAACCACCAATTGCTGCGATTGAACAAGCTCCGAAAAAACAACAAGTAAAAATTTCACAACTAGTATCTATAAAAACATTGAGAAATGAAGAAGATGTTGATAAGTATATCCATACCCTATCCAATAAATTAAAACAAATCATTAAAGAAAATAAACACATTGAGTTAGTCGATTAA
- the tnpA gene encoding IS66 family insertion sequence element accessory protein TnpA: protein MPKNPELRKVWEQRIADYRKSGQTQVNWCKENQWSIHQFKYWLRKIENPINNQGKSTKWVSVTLEDHSQTVENSLRIEISGISIEVKPGFDPAFLSEVVRTLKSTC, encoded by the coding sequence ATGCCTAAGAATCCTGAATTACGAAAGGTTTGGGAACAACGAATCGCTGACTATCGTAAAAGCGGTCAAACTCAAGTAAACTGGTGCAAGGAAAATCAATGGAGTATTCACCAGTTTAAATACTGGTTAAGAAAAATTGAAAATCCAATAAACAATCAAGGAAAGTCTACAAAATGGGTATCCGTTACCCTAGAAGATCATTCACAAACAGTTGAAAATTCATTACGGATTGAAATTAGTGGGATTTCAATTGAAGTAAAACCTGGTTTCGATCCGGCCTTTCTTTCAGAAGTGGTTAGGACGTTGAAATCAACATGTTAG
- the tnpB gene encoding IS66 family insertion sequence element accessory protein TnpB (TnpB, as the term is used for proteins encoded by IS66 family insertion elements, is considered an accessory protein, since TnpC, encoded by a neighboring gene, is a DDE family transposase.) → MLVGTRAERVYLAKGSTDLRKSIDGLAALVKEGFDLDPFSSSYFVFCNRKRDKLKILHWDYNGFWLYYRRLEKGKFQWPNENDTGTIQISYRQLRWLLDGLPMEQKKAHPEVKARTVI, encoded by the coding sequence ATGTTAGTTGGTACAAGAGCTGAACGAGTTTACTTGGCAAAAGGAAGTACTGATTTGAGAAAATCCATTGATGGATTAGCTGCTTTGGTGAAAGAGGGATTTGATTTAGATCCCTTTTCATCAAGCTATTTTGTGTTCTGTAATCGAAAGCGAGATAAATTAAAAATTCTTCACTGGGACTATAATGGTTTTTGGCTTTATTATCGTCGATTGGAAAAAGGAAAATTTCAATGGCCAAATGAAAATGACACTGGAACGATACAAATTAGTTATCGGCAATTACGCTGGTTATTGGATGGTCTTCCAATGGAGCAAAAGAAAGCACACCCAGAAGTAAAGGCTAGAACAGTTATATGA
- a CDS encoding DUF1788 domain-containing protein gives MSNINERLDKIIPKIKEDKFIHGKGLGNEISFYVFDYEPKYELKVRNYIQHIKKVFDYESTDRKIIEFDLYKMLIEIAKEKRIFNRIFEMEQKQGKTALFKALTTFAKPEIFLQKIKEQMGDHNVVFLTGIGKIYPFVRSHNILNNLQEVLDKTPVIMFFPGQYDGQSLQLFGKLKDDNYYRAFRLVD, from the coding sequence ATGTCTAATATAAATGAAAGGCTCGATAAGATTATTCCAAAGATTAAAGAAGATAAGTTTATTCACGGCAAGGGACTTGGAAATGAAATCAGTTTCTACGTGTTTGACTATGAGCCCAAATATGAATTAAAAGTAAGGAATTACATTCAGCATATAAAAAAAGTATTTGATTATGAAAGTACTGATAGAAAAATTATAGAATTTGATTTATACAAAATGCTCATTGAAATTGCAAAAGAAAAAAGAATTTTTAACCGCATTTTTGAAATGGAACAAAAACAAGGAAAAACAGCACTTTTTAAAGCCTTAACCACTTTTGCAAAACCCGAAATTTTTCTTCAAAAAATTAAAGAACAAATGGGTGACCATAACGTTGTCTTTTTAACAGGAATTGGAAAAATTTATCCCTTTGTTCGATCCCATAACATATTAAATAATCTTCAAGAAGTGCTAGATAAAACTCCAGTCATTATGTTTTTCCCTGGCCAATATGATGGACAATCTCTTCAATTATTTGGAAAATTAAAAGATGACAATTACTATCGCGCTTTTCGTTTAGTCGATTAG
- the pglX gene encoding BREX-1 system adenine-specific DNA-methyltransferase PglX: MNKSALKKFATEARKELIERVELQARKIGITEEAIKKADVESSDAVFIDGRQLSDIERRQRNKLIARTKEIGFKRVMEETAYTWFNRFIALRFMEVNDYLPTKVRVLSSLDPDSAEPDMMKEALNLDLDLDKEYVYALKMNNKTDELFKYLIKVHCNDLNRYMPFMFETVEDYKEILFPEGLLGKDTFLRKLTDTNEISEDDWKNIEIIGWLYQYYISEEKDEIFANLKKNIKITKDKLPAATQLFTPNWIVRYMIENSLGRIWMESYPDSQLKTKWKYYLDEAEQVEEVKKQLEEIRYKNVNPEEITFLDPCCGSGHILVYAFDVFYDMYLEKGYMESEIPQLILEKNLFGIDVDERAVQLASFALMMKAREKTRRIFRQKITPKIVAIQESKWLTDEIIKDISKDNLEVNESLKLIQETFYDAKEYGSLLSIEIKNIHQIEKYLEQYLIEENDLLEIINKDIIKEKLPVLLKQSALLSKKYDVVCTNPPYMGRNGMNKKLKDFMDKHYSDSKSDLFAAFMERGFELSKETSFNSMVTMQSWMFLSSFEKMRNKIIKEKTISTLLHMDNMVMGIAFGTSATVFRNIHINNYKGIYTEVTYKDVQSEEKPSIFPIKENRNGIVSVENFSKIPGSPIAYWVSNEVLNIFSENPSISEVAEPRLGMATANNELFLRFWYEVSFDNIKFSSNKREEAISSKRRWFPYNKGGEFRKWYGNNDYVVDWENDGEKIRNYADENGKVRSHNYNLDYIFKPGITWSALSSGDFSSRLFLNGFLFDNSGSSLFTNNMEDLYKIQGFLATKIVQNFLPLINPTLNYQPGTIGRLPIKISMEKEKEERIIELVKENVSISKLEWDSFETSWDFSKHPLLKFPSNTIKSSFEQWTQFAEKQFNQLKQNEEELNRIFIEIYGLQDELTPDIADEDITIRKADLERDIKSFISYAVGCMFGRYSLDEEGLIYAGGEFDSTRYKTFPADEDNILPILSDPYFEDDIVSKFVDFVKITFSEDTLEENLDFIADAIGRKPNETAKETLRRYFLNDFFKDHVQTYKKRPIYWLFTPGKEKAFNCLIYMHRYDKTTLSRIRTDYLHEVQTRMEAEKLQLLEIIEGDFSAKEITKAKKELKALEKKIDELKAYDELLHHMADMQIEIYLDDGVKMNYEKFKGLVVPIK; encoded by the coding sequence ATGAATAAAAGTGCATTAAAGAAATTTGCAACAGAAGCACGAAAAGAACTGATAGAACGTGTAGAACTGCAGGCAAGAAAAATAGGAATTACAGAAGAAGCGATTAAAAAAGCTGATGTGGAAAGCTCCGATGCCGTCTTTATTGACGGCAGACAGCTTTCTGACATTGAAAGACGTCAAAGAAATAAATTGATTGCCCGTACCAAAGAAATTGGATTTAAGAGGGTAATGGAAGAAACGGCATATACATGGTTTAACCGATTTATCGCCTTACGCTTTATGGAAGTGAATGACTATCTTCCAACAAAAGTACGAGTTCTATCTTCTTTAGATCCGGACAGTGCTGAACCAGATATGATGAAAGAAGCTTTAAATTTAGATTTAGATTTGGACAAAGAATACGTGTACGCATTAAAAATGAACAATAAAACAGATGAATTGTTCAAGTACTTAATCAAAGTACATTGTAATGATTTAAACCGTTACATGCCGTTTATGTTTGAAACGGTTGAGGACTATAAGGAGATTCTTTTCCCGGAAGGATTACTTGGTAAAGATACTTTCCTTCGAAAACTAACAGATACAAACGAAATTTCAGAAGATGATTGGAAAAATATTGAGATAATTGGCTGGTTGTATCAATATTATATTTCTGAAGAAAAAGATGAGATATTTGCTAATCTAAAGAAAAATATCAAAATTACAAAAGATAAACTTCCAGCTGCAACTCAACTTTTTACTCCAAACTGGATTGTTCGATATATGATAGAAAATTCTTTGGGACGTATTTGGATGGAAAGTTATCCAGATAGTCAATTAAAAACAAAATGGAAATATTATTTAGATGAAGCCGAGCAAGTAGAAGAAGTCAAAAAGCAACTTGAAGAAATTCGATATAAAAATGTTAATCCAGAAGAAATTACATTTCTTGATCCATGTTGTGGTAGTGGACATATTCTTGTCTATGCTTTTGATGTATTTTATGATATGTACCTTGAAAAAGGATATATGGAAAGCGAAATTCCACAATTGATTTTAGAAAAAAATTTGTTTGGAATAGATGTAGATGAGCGTGCTGTACAATTAGCATCCTTTGCCCTAATGATGAAAGCAAGAGAAAAAACGAGAAGAATTTTTAGACAAAAAATTACCCCTAAAATTGTCGCTATTCAAGAAAGCAAATGGTTAACAGATGAGATTATTAAAGATATATCAAAAGATAATCTTGAAGTAAATGAATCCTTAAAATTAATTCAGGAAACTTTTTATGATGCAAAAGAATATGGTTCTTTACTTAGTATTGAAATTAAAAATATCCATCAAATTGAAAAGTATCTTGAACAATATTTAATAGAAGAAAATGATCTATTAGAAATTATTAATAAAGATATAATTAAAGAAAAATTACCAGTTTTATTAAAACAGTCAGCTTTATTAAGCAAAAAATATGATGTTGTATGTACGAATCCACCATATATGGGCCGCAACGGTATGAATAAAAAATTAAAGGATTTTATGGATAAACACTATTCTGATTCAAAAAGTGATCTTTTTGCTGCATTTATGGAAAGAGGGTTCGAGTTATCTAAGGAAACAAGTTTTAATAGCATGGTAACAATGCAATCATGGATGTTTTTATCTAGCTTTGAAAAAATGAGAAATAAAATAATAAAAGAGAAAACTATAAGTACCTTATTACATATGGATAATATGGTAATGGGGATAGCATTTGGTACTTCTGCCACTGTTTTTAGAAACATTCATATTAATAATTATAAAGGAATCTACACTGAAGTAACTTATAAAGATGTGCAATCGGAAGAAAAGCCAAGTATATTTCCAATTAAAGAAAACAGAAATGGTATTGTTTCAGTAGAAAATTTTAGTAAAATTCCAGGAAGTCCAATTGCATATTGGGTTTCTAATGAAGTATTGAATATTTTTTCAGAGAACCCTTCAATTTCAGAAGTTGCTGAACCACGATTAGGGATGGCAACTGCAAATAATGAATTATTCTTAAGATTTTGGTATGAAGTAAGTTTTGATAATATAAAATTTTCTTCTAATAAACGAGAAGAAGCAATTTCAAGTAAACGACGTTGGTTTCCATATAATAAAGGTGGAGAATTTAGAAAATGGTATGGTAATAATGATTATGTTGTGGACTGGGAGAATGATGGGGAAAAAATAAGAAACTATGCTGATGAAAACGGGAAAGTGAGATCACATAATTATAATCTGGATTATATTTTTAAACCAGGAATTACTTGGTCAGCATTAAGTTCTGGTGATTTTAGTTCTCGCCTTTTTTTAAATGGATTTTTATTTGATAATTCAGGTTCATCACTGTTTACAAATAACATGGAGGATTTATATAAAATTCAAGGTTTTCTTGCAACGAAAATTGTTCAAAATTTCTTACCATTGATCAATCCGACATTAAATTATCAACCAGGTACTATTGGAAGATTACCGATAAAAATATCAATGGAGAAAGAAAAGGAAGAACGAATTATTGAACTAGTAAAAGAAAATGTTTCTATTTCGAAATTGGAATGGGATTCTTTTGAAACATCTTGGGATTTTTCAAAACACCCATTATTGAAATTCCCTTCAAATACAATCAAGTCGTCTTTTGAACAATGGACACAATTTGCTGAAAAACAATTCAATCAGTTAAAACAAAACGAAGAAGAACTAAACCGAATCTTTATTGAAATTTATGGTTTACAAGATGAATTGACTCCAGATATAGCGGATGAAGATATAACGATTCGAAAAGCTGATTTGGAACGGGATATTAAGAGCTTCATCTCTTACGCTGTCGGCTGTATGTTCGGTCGTTATTCCCTTGATGAAGAAGGTTTGATTTACGCTGGTGGAGAGTTTGATTCAACTCGTTATAAAACGTTCCCTGCAGATGAAGACAATATTCTGCCAATCCTTTCAGATCCTTATTTTGAAGATGATATTGTCTCGAAGTTTGTGGATTTTGTAAAAATAACGTTTAGTGAAGACACCTTGGAAGAGAATTTGGATTTCATTGCTGATGCCATTGGACGAAAACCAAATGAAACCGCAAAAGAAACATTGCGACGTTATTTCTTAAATGACTTCTTCAAAGATCATGTTCAAACATATAAGAAACGGCCGATTTATTGGTTATTTACACCAGGTAAGGAAAAAGCCTTTAATTGCCTCATTTATATGCATCGTTATGATAAAACAACCCTTTCCCGCATCCGTACGGATTATTTACATGAAGTCCAAACACGTATGGAAGCAGAAAAACTTCAGTTACTAGAAATTATTGAAGGAGATTTCTCAGCTAAAGAAATTACAAAAGCCAAGAAAGAACTAAAAGCCCTTGAGAAAAAAATTGATGAATTAAAAGCTTATGATGAATTACTTCACCACATGGCCGATATGCAAATTGAAATTTACCTTGATGATGGTGTAAAAATGAATTATGAAAAGTTTAAAGGGTTGGTAGTACCAATTAAGTAA